The genomic interval GGGGGGAGCGGTTCCCTGGTTCGTCTGAGGACGGGAGGCTCCCATGCGGATTTCCGCCTACGATTTCGGTCATATCACCGTGGATGGTCAAACCTTCGGGGAAGACGTCCTGATCCATGCCGGGCGGGCCAGCGACTCGGCTTGGCATGCGGACAAGCATCGCATCGTCCCGAAGGACCTGGACGGCCTGTGGGACCGTCCGCCGGCGGTGCTGGTGGTGGGCACCGGCTTCTACGGCGGGATGATGGTTCCCGAGGCGACGCGGCAAGCCGCCCGAGAACACGGGGTCGATATCCGTATGGCTCCGACCCGGGAGGCGGTGGAACTGTTCAACGTCCTCTCGGCGGCGCCTTCGGCGCGGGTCGACGCGATGTTCCACGTCACCTGCTGATCCAGCCGCCGCCCAGGACCCGGCTGCCCCGGTAGAAGACGCAGGCTTGGCCCGGCGCGACCCCGGCGAAGGGGGAATCGAGTCGGACCTCGGCTCGGCTCTTTCCGGCCGGCAGGATGCGGGCCGCCACGGGTGGCTGGCGGGAACGCAGCTTGACCTCGGCATCGAAACCTTCGGCCGGCATCTCCCCCTCGGCCAGCCAGTTGACGTCGTGCAGCGTCACGTGGTCGCGCAGCAACGCAGCCCGGGGGCCGACGACCAGGCGTGCCGACTCCGGTTCCAGCCGGATCGCATAGAGAGGCTCGGTGCCCGTGGCATCGCCCAGCCCCAGCCCCCGCCGTTGGCCGACGGTGAAGCGACCGAGGCCGTCGTGGCGGCCCAGCACGCGGCCGTCCAGGTCGACGATCTCGCCGGGACGCAGGGCCTCGGGCCGCAGCGCCGCCAGGACCTCGGTGTAGTCGCCTCCGGGCACGAAGCAGATGTCCTGGCTGTCGGGCTTGTCGGCTACCGGTAGGCCGAGGCGGCGGGCGATGGCGCGGGTGGCGTCCTTGTCCAGGTCGGCCAGCGGGAAGCGCAGGAAAGCCAGTTGTTCACGGGTGACGGCGAACAGGAAGTAACTCTGGTCGCGGGTCTCGTCCTTGCCCCGGTGCAGTTCGGGGCCCGACTCCCACCGCGCGTAGTGCCCGGTCGCCAGGGCCTCGGC from Magnetospirillum sp. WYHS-4 carries:
- a CDS encoding MTH938/NDUFAF3 family protein; this encodes MRISAYDFGHITVDGQTFGEDVLIHAGRASDSAWHADKHRIVPKDLDGLWDRPPAVLVVGTGFYGGMMVPEATRQAAREHGVDIRMAPTREAVELFNVLSAAPSARVDAMFHVTC
- the mnmA gene encoding tRNA 2-thiouridine(34) synthase MnmA; its protein translation is MSRIVVAMSGGVDSSATAALLKEQGHEVVGVTLQLYDHGRAAPRAGSCCAMPDIRDARRVADALGIPHYVLDFEDRFRSAVIDDFAEGYRRGETPNPCIRCNQTVKFRDLLEVARDLGAEALATGHYARWESGPELHRGKDETRDQSYFLFAVTREQLAFLRFPLADLDKDATRAIARRLGLPVADKPDSQDICFVPGGDYTEVLAALRPEALRPGEIVDLDGRVLGRHDGLGRFTVGQRRGLGLGDATGTEPLYAIRLEPESARLVVGPRAALLRDHVTLHDVNWLAEGEMPAEGFDAEVKLRSRQPPVAARILPAGKSRAEVRLDSPFAGVAPGQACVFYRGSRVLGGGWISR